One Hordeum vulgare subsp. vulgare chromosome 4H, MorexV3_pseudomolecules_assembly, whole genome shotgun sequence DNA window includes the following coding sequences:
- the LOC123448022 gene encoding putative peroxisomal acyl-coenzyme A oxidase 1.2 isoform X2 produces the protein MLRLNLSMVQMFRVLRQLPHLIQVPRSLLMHSPTLTSSKWWPGGLGKSSTHAVVYARLITEGKDYGIHGFIVQLRSLDDHSPLPGVTLGDIGGKFGSGAYNSMDNGVLRFDHVRIPRDQMLMRGSCLYYWAQVCDNICHSYVTDSVYWSVVHIFNIIQSCLTLTPCCPVNIVIMYTK, from the exons ATGCTCAGACTGAACTTGAGCATGGTTCAAATGTTTAGGGTCTTGAGACAACTGCCACATTTGATCCAAGTACCGAGGAGTTTGTTAATGCACAGCCCAACTCTGACCTCTAGCAAG TGGTGGCCTGGCGGCTTGGGCAAATCTTCCACTCATGCAGTTGTCTATGCTCGTCTCATTACGGAAGGAAAAGACTATGGCATACATG GTTTCATTGTGCAGTTGCGAAGCTTAGATGACCACTCTCCTCTTCCTGGCGTTACTCTCGGTGATATTGGTGGAAAGTTTGGCAGTGGGGCGTATAACAGCATGGATAATGGTGTTCTGCGCTTCGACCATGTGCGCATCCCAAGGGATCAAATGTTGATGAG AGGCTCATGCCTGTACTACTGGGCTCAAGTCTGTGACAACATCTGCCACAGCT ATGTTACAGATTCTGTGTACTGGAGTGTTGTTCATATTTTTAACATTATCCAAAGTTGCCTTACTTTGACGCCTTGTTGTCCCGTCAATATTGTTATTATGTACACCAAGTAG
- the LOC123448022 gene encoding acyl-coenzyme A oxidase-like isoform X1 produces the protein MLRLNLSMVQMFRVLRQLPHLIQVPRSLLMHSPTLTSSKWWPGGLGKSSTHAVVYARLITEGKDYGIHGFIVQLRSLDDHSPLPGVTLGDIGGKFGSGAYNSMDNGVLRFDHVRIPRDQMLMRTKTMKQLKKATGEERTPRDDPMRVEGYTCSIEGCSMSFGTKNELSLHERHISPVDGCGKKFFMHKHLLQHREVHTETTKQLKKATGEERTPRYHPMHVEGYTCGIEGCWMSFDRKGNCPCMSVTCVF, from the exons ATGCTCAGACTGAACTTGAGCATGGTTCAAATGTTTAGGGTCTTGAGACAACTGCCACATTTGATCCAAGTACCGAGGAGTTTGTTAATGCACAGCCCAACTCTGACCTCTAGCAAG TGGTGGCCTGGCGGCTTGGGCAAATCTTCCACTCATGCAGTTGTCTATGCTCGTCTCATTACGGAAGGAAAAGACTATGGCATACATG GTTTCATTGTGCAGTTGCGAAGCTTAGATGACCACTCTCCTCTTCCTGGCGTTACTCTCGGTGATATTGGTGGAAAGTTTGGCAGTGGGGCGTATAACAGCATGGATAATGGTGTTCTGCGCTTCGACCATGTGCGCATCCCAAGGGATCAAATGTTGATGAG AACCAAAACGATGAAGCAACTGAAGAAAGCCACAGGAGAGGAGAGGACTCCAAGAGATGATCCAATGCGCGTCGAAGGGTACACATGCAGCATAGAGGGCTGTTCGATGAGCTTCGGCACGAAGAATGAACTGTCCCTGCATGAGCGCCACATCTCCCCGGTGGATGGCTGTGGAAAGAAGTTCTTCATGCACAAGCATCTGCTGCAGCACCGCGAGGTTCACACCGAAACGACGAAGCAGCTGAAGAAGGCTACAGGAGAGGAGAGGACTCCAAGATATCATCCGATGCACGTCGAAGGGTACACTTGTGGCATCGAGGGCTGCTGGATGAGCTTCGACCGAAAAGGGAACTGTCCCTGCATGAGCgtgacttgtgtgttctag
- the LOC123448022 gene encoding putative peroxisomal acyl-coenzyme A oxidase 1.2 isoform X3 translates to MLRLNLSMVQMFRVLRQLPHLIQVPRSLLMHSPTLTSSKWWPGGLGKSSTHAVVYARLITEGKDYGIHGFIVQLRSLDDHSPLPGVTLGDIGGKFGSGAYNSMDNGVLRFDHVRIPRDQMLMSCVDEATLEHTKFTLSCNSL, encoded by the exons ATGCTCAGACTGAACTTGAGCATGGTTCAAATGTTTAGGGTCTTGAGACAACTGCCACATTTGATCCAAGTACCGAGGAGTTTGTTAATGCACAGCCCAACTCTGACCTCTAGCAAG TGGTGGCCTGGCGGCTTGGGCAAATCTTCCACTCATGCAGTTGTCTATGCTCGTCTCATTACGGAAGGAAAAGACTATGGCATACATG GTTTCATTGTGCAGTTGCGAAGCTTAGATGACCACTCTCCTCTTCCTGGCGTTACTCTCGGTGATATTGGTGGAAAGTTTGGCAGTGGGGCGTATAACAGCATGGATAATGGTGTTCTGCGCTTCGACCATGTGCGCATCCCAAGGGATCAAATGTTGATGAG TTGTGTTGATGAAGCAACATTGGAACATACGAAATTTACACTGTCTTGTAACAGCTTATAA